The window AAGTCTCTTCCAACAAGTATTTGGCTAGCCTCATTACAAAGAAATATTCATCTTAGACATCTCTTCCAACAAGTATTTGGCCAGCCTCATTACATGAAACTTTTGTGAAGTTCAGCACCTGTACTAATCTTTTCTAGTTAATTAACTAAATGCATAACCAGTAGAAATAAACCAGCACCTGtatgaataaagtgaagttcagTATCTGTATGAATAAAGTGAAGAAATACATATAAATGCCTCATGGAAATCTTTTCATAAAATTTCACTTCTTTACACCATAGCTGAatacaaaaagcaaaaaaaagaCTAATACACCATAACTGTTTCTTTTCCAGCTTCAAAACAACACCAGCagtgagccaaaaaaaaaaaatcattcctACTAAACTGCTGATGACTTGCTAGCAAAAACCATAGCTAATACATGACTTCCAATTAAAACTTACAGTACTTGCTAGCAAAAACCAAATACAATCATGACTTCCAATTAAAACTTCTTTGCACCATAGCATAGAAAACGTAGCTGAatacaaaaagcaaaaaaataaataatacaccAACTGTGCCTTCATCTTACTTATagttagcaaaaaaaaaaaaaaaaggagatcatTCCTACTAAACTAGATCAGCGAGATTATGTGTCTTCATCTTACTTACAAGCCAAACTATTAGTGATGCATTCATTTATTTTTGCTTCTACCTTGCTGCTTTTTACCTCTACCGCGCTGATTTTTAATCCTACCATGCTGATCAAGAAAGTGACTCCCGGTCGCACAACGCTTACGAATAATTTTACGCTTCTGCCTCATTGATGATTCACCATCCACTTCATCGTTGGAATCATCCAACTCATTACCTTGTATCTCAATATTGCAGTCCTGCCCATCATCTCTATTAGTGGCCTCAGGGATATCGATGGACATTTGCACAGGCGATGAGTTAAAAACAGGACCATTCTCAACAAATATATTCTCCAAAGACGAAAGACTCGGATCTCCTGAATATTGTGGAGTTTGTGGCGTCATGTATGGCACAATTTGAGTAGTTGTTGGTTGATATGTCATAGCTGATGCCTGAGTGAATTCGTGAGTGTCGCCTCTTGAAGTGGAACTAATATTACAATTTGTTGTTGCTGGATCATCTTCCGGGACTGCTTGGGCATCTTCCTGATGCATTTCATCCATTTCGATAGACACTTGACCTCTCTTAATAGCACGTTCCCTCCTACCAGCAACACCACCTTTTCCTCGCCTACGAACAGAGGGACGTATATGGTCAGCATGtactccatttttttttataatcggCTTGTAAATGAATTCTATCAGCCTCGTGCACATATGTCAAGCACTTTTCACCTTCACTCCGCACCATTGCACGAAACATATAAAATTCCTCAAATAATGGCTGATCACCGAGTGATTTTGCTTTATCAACCACTGAATGAATATAACGCACCTATGTGAAACCACATCAAAATCATGCATCTTTAGAATAGTACAGTAATACTCTGTCCCAAATGCATTTTCATGGAACCAAACAGTACCTTTTTAATTAGATTACTAAAAACCCAACTATATGAATTTAAATTTATACAATAAATGTGGATTGAGAACCTGAAAATTAAATTGATAAATCCTGT is drawn from Lycium barbarum isolate Lr01 chromosome 8, ASM1917538v2, whole genome shotgun sequence and contains these coding sequences:
- the LOC132605464 gene encoding uncharacterized protein LOC132605464 isoform X2; this encodes MDEMHQEDAQAVPEDDPATTNCNISSTSRGDTHEFTQASAMTYQPTTTQIVPYMTPQTPQYSGDPSLSSLENIFVENGPVFNSSPVQMSIDIPEATNRDDGQDCNIEIQGNELDDSNDEVDGESSMRQKRKIIRKRCATGSHFLDQHGRIKNQRGRGKKQQGRSKNK
- the LOC132605464 gene encoding uncharacterized protein LOC132605464 isoform X1 codes for the protein MCTRRGKGGVAGRRERAIKRGQVSIEMDEMHQEDAQAVPEDDPATTNCNISSTSRGDTHEFTQASAMTYQPTTTQIVPYMTPQTPQYSGDPSLSSLENIFVENGPVFNSSPVQMSIDIPEATNRDDGQDCNIEIQGNELDDSNDEVDGESSMRQKRKIIRKRCATGSHFLDQHGRIKNQRGRGKKQQGRSKNK